A stretch of the Deltaproteobacteria bacterium genome encodes the following:
- a CDS encoding DmsE family decaheme c-type cytochrome has protein sequence MYRKIMVSVAGLALLVGCAQGLQKRADIVKAPTVDPCAKYVGADTCLGCHEAYANDRYNVHMRIQSFEVPGGYQTGCEGCHGPGSLHVESDGDPEKILRFGHEGLEGEEVAGVCTTCHQIGTHMNWAGSAHAENDVACTSCHKVHENPNKMLLTKAEKDLCATCHQDVNAQMYFPSHHPVKEEEMGCSSCHNPHGGENFGPGMLKTDERVNDLCFKCHTRYQGPFVFEHDPVVEDCMICHDPHGTVANNLLRQQEPFLCLQCHEGHFHAARASNSQFAVTPPGDPSNTVAATDRGFQRSFMTKCTQCHSQVHGSDMPSQSVNGQGKGLTR, from the coding sequence ATGTACAGGAAGATCATGGTAAGCGTGGCCGGCCTGGCGCTCCTGGTCGGCTGTGCGCAGGGTCTCCAGAAACGGGCGGACATAGTAAAGGCCCCGACTGTTGATCCCTGTGCCAAGTACGTAGGGGCTGACACCTGTCTCGGGTGTCACGAGGCGTATGCAAACGATCGTTACAATGTCCACATGAGGATCCAGTCCTTTGAGGTCCCTGGGGGGTACCAAACGGGCTGCGAGGGATGTCACGGCCCCGGATCCCTCCATGTGGAATCTGATGGGGATCCGGAAAAGATCCTCCGTTTCGGACACGAAGGCCTCGAGGGAGAGGAGGTCGCTGGTGTCTGCACCACCTGTCACCAGATCGGGACACACATGAACTGGGCGGGTTCGGCCCACGCAGAGAACGACGTGGCCTGCACGTCCTGCCACAAGGTGCACGAGAATCCGAACAAAATGCTTCTCACCAAGGCAGAAAAGGATCTATGCGCCACCTGCCATCAGGACGTGAACGCCCAGATGTATTTCCCCTCGCATCACCCCGTCAAGGAAGAGGAGATGGGCTGCTCCTCCTGCCACAATCCCCACGGGGGCGAGAACTTCGGCCCGGGTATGCTCAAGACCGACGAGAGGGTGAACGACCTCTGTTTCAAGTGCCACACCCGCTACCAGGGGCCGTTCGTGTTTGAACACGACCCAGTGGTGGAGGACTGCATGATCTGCCATGATCCACACGGGACCGTGGCCAACAACCTCCTTCGTCAGCAGGAGCCGTTCCTGTGTCTCCAGTGCCATGAGGGTCATTTCCATGCGGCAAGGGCCTCGAACAGCCAGTTTGCCGTCACCCCGCCGGGGGACCCATCGAACACTGTCGCGGCCACTGACCGCGGTTTCCAGAGGTCCTTCATGACCAAATGTACCCAGTGTCATTCCCAGGTCCATGGCTCGGACATGCCGTCCCAGAGCGTGAACGGCCAGGGCAAGGGACTGACGAGGTAA
- the efp gene encoding elongation factor P has protein sequence MYTASDLRKGLKIVLDGQPYIVSDFEFSKPGKGQALYRCKLKNMVTGYTMDRTYRSGDKFEPANLDEVRMQFLYKDAEGFHFMDTVKFDQVALSEEQVGDAKNFLKENMEVDVLFFDGNPISISLPIFVELLVTWAEPGIKGDTATGATKPVTLETGHVIQVPLFIEQGEILKIDTRTGQYVERVKK, from the coding sequence GTGTACACTGCATCCGATCTCAGAAAGGGATTAAAGATCGTCCTCGACGGACAGCCGTATATCGTCTCGGACTTCGAATTCTCCAAGCCCGGGAAGGGTCAAGCCCTCTACAGGTGCAAGCTCAAGAACATGGTCACCGGATACACGATGGATCGCACATACAGATCCGGAGACAAGTTTGAGCCCGCCAACCTCGACGAGGTCCGCATGCAGTTCCTCTACAAGGATGCCGAGGGCTTTCACTTCATGGACACGGTCAAATTCGACCAGGTCGCCCTGAGCGAGGAACAGGTCGGAGACGCCAAGAACTTTCTCAAGGAAAACATGGAGGTGGATGTCCTCTTTTTCGACGGAAATCCCATCAGCATCTCGCTCCCCATCTTTGTCGAACTCCTCGTCACGTGGGCGGAACCCGGCATAAAAGGCGACACGGCCACAGGGGCGACCAAACCCGTCACTCTCGAGACCGGACATGTGATCCAGGTGCCCCTCTTCATCGAACAGGGCGAAATCCTGAAAATCGACACACGGACCGGCCAATACGTGGAACGGGTAAAGAAATAG
- the genX gene encoding EF-P lysine aminoacylase GenX: MDTRHAHLIARARILRAIRAFFDEEGFIEVQTPILVRAPLPEPCIETFSLTLPDGSKRYLIPSPELHMKPLLAEGFEKVFQITPAFRRDERGPRHLPEFTLLEWYRTGATYRKLMEDCEDLVERTAMAVKETGFVPPLDISRPFERIPVREAFINSAGWDPGPDPDPERFDFDLVTQVEPSLSRTRPVFLYDYPAALASLARLKNDDPNVSERVELYLGGIEIANGFTELVDQDEQSRRFREDLRLRQKRGLSEYPWPKDFLQALTHMPPCAGMALGIDRLVMVLTGAKVIDDVVSFVEG, encoded by the coding sequence ATAGACACACGTCACGCCCACCTCATAGCCCGCGCCAGGATCCTCCGGGCGATCCGGGCCTTTTTCGATGAGGAAGGCTTTATCGAGGTCCAGACACCCATCCTCGTCCGTGCGCCCTTGCCCGAGCCCTGCATCGAGACCTTTTCCCTCACACTGCCCGACGGATCCAAACGGTATCTCATCCCCTCCCCTGAACTCCACATGAAGCCCCTCCTCGCCGAAGGGTTCGAGAAGGTCTTTCAGATCACGCCCGCCTTTCGCAGAGACGAGCGGGGCCCGCGCCACCTGCCGGAATTCACCCTTCTCGAATGGTACCGTACCGGGGCCACGTACAGGAAGCTCATGGAAGACTGCGAAGACCTTGTCGAAAGGACGGCCATGGCGGTAAAGGAAACAGGTTTTGTGCCCCCCCTGGATATCTCACGTCCTTTTGAGCGGATCCCCGTTCGGGAGGCGTTTATAAATTCCGCAGGCTGGGACCCCGGCCCTGATCCCGATCCCGAAAGGTTCGATTTCGATCTGGTCACACAGGTTGAGCCCTCGCTTTCCCGAACGCGTCCCGTTTTTCTCTACGACTATCCCGCTGCCCTCGCCTCCCTCGCGCGGCTCAAAAACGATGACCCGAACGTGTCCGAGAGGGTCGAACTCTATCTCGGCGGGATCGAGATCGCCAACGGATTTACCGAGCTCGTGGACCAGGATGAACAATCCAGGCGTTTTCGTGAGGACTTGCGCCTTCGGCAAAAACGTGGGCTTTCTGAATATCCGTGGCCGAAAGACTTTCTCCAGGCCCTCACGCACATGCCCCCATGCGCTGGAATGGCCCTGGGAATAGACCGGCTCGTCATGGTCCTCACAGGGGCCAAAGTTATAGATGACGTGGTCTCCTTCGTTGAGGGGTGA
- a CDS encoding lipid-binding SYLF domain-containing protein has protein sequence MACMRLVITKNGTDLAALFLFLHILYVFCIFPGGVSAANTSRERVEEAITVIDELLRNPQTSHWEGPIFLTIGGGSFGWQIGITASDLVLVVMNPRGADAVMHENLGLGGDISVAAGPIGRQFKAGTDITIRSELLAYSRSRGIFAGISLEGTYIHQDYASNEAFYGSPYTLTEIMAGGATLPPEGKRLIDFLNTRVPAGPSHFGPSGSSHTQRPDS, from the coding sequence GTGGCCTGTATGCGCCTGGTGATCACAAAAAATGGAACGGACCTGGCTGCCCTTTTTCTCTTTCTCCATATCCTCTACGTCTTTTGCATCTTTCCAGGGGGGGTATCTGCTGCAAACACCTCCAGGGAACGGGTTGAAGAAGCGATCACGGTCATTGATGAACTCCTTCGAAATCCCCAAACCTCCCATTGGGAAGGCCCGATCTTTCTCACCATAGGCGGGGGGAGTTTCGGATGGCAGATCGGGATCACCGCCTCTGATCTCGTTCTCGTGGTGATGAACCCCCGAGGGGCGGATGCCGTCATGCATGAAAATCTGGGCCTTGGTGGGGATATTTCGGTGGCAGCCGGCCCAATCGGGAGGCAATTCAAGGCAGGCACTGACATCACGATACGATCCGAGCTCCTTGCCTACTCCCGCTCCCGTGGGATATTCGCAGGCATCTCCCTCGAGGGGACATATATCCACCAAGACTATGCATCAAACGAGGCCTTCTACGGCAGCCCCTACACCCTGACCGAGATCATGGCGGGAGGCGCCACCCTCCCTCCTGAGGGGAAACGCCTCATAGACTTTCTCAATACGCGCGTACCCGCAGGCCCATCCCATTTCGGGCCATCCGGCTCAAGCCATACCCAACGCCCGGATTCGTGA
- a CDS encoding GTP cyclohydrolase I FolE2, translating to MDRTIGTVRPGKGPYLEDDPGLVHGPQGLRHAGRPSVAQTEHARVVAISPDVPEEAPRVPLPIGEVGVSRKTVWIDLPEGRIPFDADISVNLPADCRGIHMSRIEEAVSELHSVSFPDPGAYAERLARLVSRTQRGDEVKVRIAGRMPVLRQTAVSGRPSVDTVRIHASCSLAVTEKGHQEDTRIGLAVHHITACPCTQVYARTLCGGFDTPLPYPTHSQRSETRIEVGRTGNIPCYEDLMECLEMALHVTQDLLKRPDEAEIVMKSHRAPQFAEDAVREVAREAGLRLGGRLPGSTPVIIESTSLESIHIHDVRCRMETTLACILDALSA from the coding sequence ATGGATAGAACGATCGGAACAGTTCGCCCGGGAAAAGGCCCATACCTGGAGGACGATCCAGGACTGGTACATGGCCCTCAAGGCCTCAGGCATGCTGGACGCCCCTCTGTCGCGCAGACAGAGCACGCCCGGGTAGTCGCAATATCCCCGGACGTCCCGGAAGAGGCCCCCCGCGTCCCTCTCCCCATCGGAGAAGTGGGGGTCTCCCGAAAAACCGTCTGGATAGACCTTCCCGAAGGCAGGATCCCATTTGACGCGGATATCTCGGTCAATCTTCCCGCGGACTGCCGTGGGATACACATGTCACGTATAGAGGAGGCCGTCTCTGAGCTCCACTCCGTTTCGTTTCCGGACCCGGGGGCGTATGCGGAGAGACTGGCCCGCCTCGTCTCCAGGACCCAGCGAGGTGACGAGGTAAAGGTCCGGATCGCCGGCAGGATGCCTGTCCTCCGACAGACTGCCGTAAGCGGACGCCCTTCGGTCGATACCGTACGGATCCATGCCTCCTGCTCACTCGCCGTGACGGAGAAGGGACACCAAGAGGACACCCGCATCGGGCTCGCCGTCCACCACATCACGGCCTGTCCATGCACCCAGGTCTATGCCCGGACCCTGTGCGGCGGGTTCGACACCCCGCTTCCCTATCCGACCCATTCACAACGATCGGAGACCCGGATCGAGGTGGGAAGGACCGGAAACATCCCTTGCTACGAAGATCTGATGGAATGTCTCGAAATGGCCCTCCACGTGACACAGGACCTCCTCAAGCGCCCTGACGAGGCCGAAATCGTGATGAAATCCCACAGGGCCCCCCAGTTCGCCGAAGACGCCGTGCGAGAGGTCGCTCGGGAGGCGGGTCTTCGACTCGGGGGCAGACTTCCAGGATCGACACCGGTCATCATAGAATCGACGAGTCTTGAAAGCATCCACATCCACGATGTCCGATGCCGCATGGAGACCACACTCGCTTGCATCCTCGACGCCCTTTCCGCATGA